CAACTCCTGGACCCAATTTGGCCCCGGGGGCTCACGTGGGACAAGTTTCTCTCATCCTTTTAGAGCCCTCCAGAGACCTCAAGGGACGCCCTGGCCCGGTTATAACATCTCTAGCTGAAACAGCAGGGTCGACGGGATTAGAGTAACCCTTAGGCTCCCCAGGGTGCCCCAGTCCTTATACCATTGCTACACAGACACACTCCACTCcgccctctcctctccccccatCCGTCAAGGCACCCCATCCCCTCTGCTTGGTGGAGGGGGCTCTGGAGGGGCCCTCACCAGGCGGATATCGTCCTGGGGCCTCAGGAGCTCCACCATGAGATGCAGGCGCTGCCGCTGCTCCTGCTTCTGGGGACTCTGCGCCCCAGGCCCAAGGTCTGTCTGGTCCCCGGGAGGCTGCTCCTCCCCCGGGGGCTCCTCCGCTGGCTCACCCACGGCCTCGGCTGCATCGCCACTGTCCCCTCCGTCCTGCAGGCCCAGCACCGCCCCGTGGAGCACAGCAAAGCTCTGCCTGGCAGAGGAGTGGGGAACCGTGATGGCCTCGCTTTCCCCTCGGAGCAGTGGTTCTTGAACTTTACTGTGGCAGAACCACCCTAAACAGACCGTTGGGCCCACCTCCAGAGAGCCGGTAGGGCTGGGCTAgaggcctgagaatctgcatttctcacTGGTTCTCGGGGGATGCTGCAtgcccactttgagaaccactgccttggAGGCCTTCAAAGCCTGTCTTCCCACCTGCCCAACTCAGGAGGTGCTAGAAACTTGCCAGGAGCCCAGGCACAGGTCCTCAGGACAAGTCCTCCCATCCTTCCCTTTGGCCCGTGACACTGGCCTGAGTCAGGGCCCAGGTTGGTGGGGGCAAGAGCACCAAGTGTCCAGGGGAAACGGGAAATCAAAGGCAGACAGGCTGGTTCGGCTGCAAGCCACTCCATAACCACTGGCCGTGCCTGCCGGGAACATTGCCCCACACTTTTCGGCAGCAGGCTTTGCCAGCAAGTCCTCCAGGGGGCCTTCCAGCCCTGACACCTGAGATCTGGGATGGcaggggccaggcctgggggctGGTTGGAGGTGTCTGTGTTGGGAAGGGGGGCTCACCGTCGCTGGAGCCGACTTCTCCGCTTGGCCGCTGCGTCCTGCTGGGAAAGCAGTCCCCAGGGGAGAATgagagagtgggggtggggggataggaCTCTTGTCCCCTCCCTGCTCTCAGGGTTGGGGGGTGAGGCTCCTCAGCACTGCCCATTGACCAGAAAAGGTGCCAGATGCAGATTCTCTTCCCGCCTGTCTGCTCCCCAGCTGGAGGCGCTGGGGAAGCCCTGGCTGGGTCCAGGacagagagagagccatggaGGACTCCCAGGGCTTGGCCCCGATTTTGAGCCGTGAAGTCCGGGAAGGACTCCGCAGGCTGGGCTGGTGCATTGCCTTGAGCCTCAGGACCCCTTCTCCCCTCCAGGCTGACAGTTGGGGGCCCCCTCCACACCCCCCCAGGCTTGAGGGGAGGCTGCCCGTGGGCAGGACGAGTTTCTCCAGGCCCGGCCCGCAGCCAACTGCGTGGGCAGGAGCGCAGCAAAGCCAGACTCACCGCGGGCCCCACAGGCGTGGACTGGCCGCTGGCCGGGGGCGAGCGGCTCACAGTAACCAGAGCCATGGGGCCGGGCCGGGGACACCTGGGCTGGCACCGGGCACGGCCCCCTCCCACAGCCCTACGGACAGTCTCTGGCCCGCGGGACCAGGAAGGAGAGACCGGAGCCACCGGGGCCTGGCACCTCCTCGAGGGCGGCCCTTAAAGGGCCAGATGCCCGCCCAGCCTGGCCGCAGAGCCCACACCGAGCGGCCGCCGCCCCTCCCTTCCCGACGCCTCCGCGGCCGCCCGCCGCGCCCCCGCCCCACAGCCACGCCGGGGGCGGGGCGCAGGTGCCCGGCCTTccgggaggggcggggccagAGGAGCCAGCGGCCGGCCGCGTTCCTCCCCGGGGCTCACTCCCCCCTCCCGGGAAGGGCCGGGCCCCGGCCGCCCTGCTCCGCCCAGTCAGGTCTCCTGAGCTCGGCTGTGCGCCTCAACTGTTCTGTCAGGAGCAGGGGGGGCCCAGGGAGGCAGACCCTGCCATCAAAAGGACTTCGCGAGGCTCAGGCAGCGCGGACCTGAAGTCGCCGGGCCCCCACCCTAAACCCGTATTCCCTGCTGGTTGGTCCCCGTACCCCCAGCTTCCACTCGGCACTGATCAAAGCTCCAGAGGCGATCAGGTGGGGATTCAGAAATAATCCGAAGCTCAGAGGGGCtctgagggcagggcagggctgagCCCCGCTTTACAGCTTCGGCAGAGGGACGTGACTCGCCCGGACACTGAGGGGCCgggagtcaggattcaaacccaggtctgcggCCCTTGCCCGCGGGGTCTCCCACACCCGCCCGCAGCTTCCACCACCGCCCGCCCATTGAGCAGAGCAAGCTCGCTGCTGACGGtccctttatttccttcttggtcTCCGTTGCAAGCCCACCCCCAGGGCTCCAGGCCCCGAGCTCGGCAGCAGACAGtttataaatcaataaattatAAAAGCGGGAGGGGCCGCGGCCGGGACAAGgctcccaggcccggggggctcaGTGCTCCGTGAGCGACAGCCGCAGGATCCGCTGGAAGtcttcctcctcctgctgcccCCGCCGCTCCCTCTCCTCCTGCTCCCGCGAAGACAACTCCAGGGCCAGGCGCAGCTGCTCCTCAAAGCTTGGGGGTGCCGGGGACGGGGGCGTCCGATGAGGGGATCCTGGGCCCTGGGGCTCTGTGGACAGCCGCAGGCTTTCCTGGAGGGCCCTTCCAggccaggggagaggggagagcagACGCGTGAGCGCCCAGGCTGGGGGCAGGCGGCCTGGGTGCCCGGGCCAGCCGGCTGGAGGAGGGAGCAGACTTAGGGAAAGAGACACGGCGGGGCCCCATCTTCCCATCCCTCATGCCACTTTGGGTGAGAGCGTGGGGTCCTGGGCCCAGCACCTTCCCCACCCCGCCAGCCGGGGGCCAGAGAGCCTGCAGGCGCTCCCGGGCTCACCGCTCCAGCTGAAGCTGCTCCTCATACGCCTCGGGCTGGGGAGGAAGGTGGGCGCCAGGCCGGGCGTTGCTCAGGGCTTCCCAGACGGTCACCTGCAGGCAGCCGGAGCCCCGCGCTGTCACCTCCGCCCGGAGGCCCAGGggtagccccccacccccaccccgcccgcCCCCCACCTGCTCGGCCTCCGTGCCCGCCTCGAGCAGGCTCTGCCGGATGGCGAACTGCAGCAGGTCGTCATCCTCGTCGTGGAGGGGCTCGCTGCGCTCGGCGCCCAGCACGCTGTAGCCCTCGGGCACCTCAAACACCGCGGGGTCCACCTCGCACGGGAAGGGGCTGCCTGCGCAGGCGGCACAAGGGGCCGCGCTCGACGCCGGCGCTGGGGGGCCAGAGAGCCCCGCGGCCGCCCTCCCCCTCCCGCCGGCGGTACCTGACGCTGGGACGGCGGCGCCAGGTGCGGGCACCCACACCGAGCTGAGGGGCTCGTCCCGGCCGCACAGGTTGCTGAAGGTGATGCGGGCGTTGAGCACGTGGAAAAGGGGGATCTCTGCAAGGAGACGCCAAGCCTGACCCCCAGAAAAGAGACACGGAGGTCTGGTCGTCCCCCCCCACCGCCGGGGAGCTGCTCTGAGGGGCCCCCGAGCCCGGGCCCGCCCCCTCACCGATCTTGACCGGGAAGCCAGGTGGGAGGCGCAAGGTGATGAAGTCCCGCAGCTTGGCAAAGTGGGCGTTGCTGATGGCCATGAGGTCGATGATGGGCGTTACCTGGGTGCCCAGGGAGAGCGGATGCTCCTCGCTCAGCCACAGCGTTGCCTTGAACCTGCCCAGCCGACAGTGGGATATGGGTCCCGGAGCTGCCACCCCTCAGCTAAAGCCCACCCTGTCCCAACACCTGCCTTTACCTACTGTGGGTGCCTGGCCTGGGCCTCTGCCCCTCTGCTCAGCCACCCGGCCCACCTCGCCCAGGAGCTTGAGTCCTTCCCCCTGCCTGGGGCCCATGATGAGAAGGGCAGGGGCCCGGCTGGGGCCTTCTGCCTGGGTCCCATCCACAACCCTGTCCTCTTGCTCAGCCCACAGCCAGCCAGCGCCTTGCACCTTGCCAAGTGCCTTTGTGGACAACATGGCCAGCACGGCCTCAGGGAGTCCACAAGGGGTGGCCAGGATGGTGCCCGGCCAGAGGGAGCTTTCACACAACACTGCCATCTATGCCTGCTTGTTAGGCCCTCACGACGCCTGTGCCCCTGGGAAGCTGGTGGGCAAGTATGAATGTTCtctttttattgatgaagaaACGAGACTTGCAGGGGACAGATGCTTCCTTGGGCTACCCAGCCAGGAGGCAGCAGGGCTGGGGTCCCCATGCCCGGTCCAGAACCCACCCACATGGCCACGTGCTGGCCCACAGCAGGTGCTCATAAAACTGAACTGAAAACCACACATGGGGTGCtgctcactcattcatccatccatcccttcattcattcacaagAAAAGAGCGAGCAGTTCTCTGGCCACACCCTAGGCCAGGGACTGGGACCTTGGGGGAGCCAGACGTGGCTCCTGCCCTCAGAAGTGGAGACTAGAAGCCTGCTAGCTGTGTGTGCAGGTCCTCACTTGGGAGACCCCAGGGGTGAGGGGGGTCTGCAAGGGCTTGGGGGGCCAAGGCATGGCCCTGTCTCCCAGGGAAGTCCCTGGCTGGCACCCAGAGCTCACCTCTGTACTTTGCTGGACATCTCAATGGGGCGACCGATGTTCCGGGACTCCAGGCTGAAGTTGGGGTTGAAGTATTCATCGGGGGAAATGGCTGTGGGGTTGGTGGGACTGGCTGCCTGCTGCAGAGGGGTCTGGGTGGGCCCCAGGACCCGGCTTAGCACTCAGGGTGGTACCTGCCCCACCCAGCCGCTGCCCGGCCCCCTGCCCTGCCTTGCCCAGCCCTGCCTTGCCCAGCCCAGCCTCTGCCCAGCCCCTGCTCAGCCCCCTGCTGGGACCCCTGCCCTGCCTTGCCCAGCGCAGCTGCTGCTCAGACCCCTGCTTGGCCCCTTGCTCGGCCCCCTGCCCTGCCTTGTCCAGCCCAGCCACTGCCCggccccctgcccagccccctgcGCAGCTCTGCTAGGCCCCTGCTCACCCCGTTGTGGGAAGAGTGTTGCTGAGCCATGCCGAGGAAGGACTGGAAAGGGGTCTTTCCCCCTGAGAAGGAAGGTGGGAGCTTATGAGGGAATTTGGGCCACTGTTCCCGgcctgcctcctccctcctcccaccactCTCCTCCCGTGAGAGCTCTGGGAGAGGGGCAGATGGGAATGGGGAGGCCTCCCAGCTGCTCCTGGGATCCtctggcccctgccccagcccaggcTGACCCCACCACACGTGTGACTGGGCAGCAGGCAGGCGCACCTGGGTTTACCTTTGCTCCTCGACTTGTCCTGATCCGAGAGGTGCTCCGTGCGTGTGCGTGTCACCAGCTCCACGTTGGTGGCACTATACACCTGGGGGGCAAGGGCACATGGGGGAACTGGGGCTCAGAGCCTCGCTGGCACAGGACAGtgtcctcctgtcccccaggaaGGACAAGACCTGGCTCCCACAATAGAAGAGGGGGCAGGCAGACCTGAACCCCAGGGAGTCACGGTGAGGAGATGCAGTCTGAAACCCGGGTGGAGGCCCTGCTGTGGGTGACCCCTGGATGCCTGAGGGTGACTCTGCATTCTGGGGTGAGTCCCTGGGCCTCATCTCCCACCCTGAGACCCCACCACTAGCCTCTCCTGCCTTGGCCTCGTAGCCGCTCACGGTTTCCATCTTCTCAGACCGCCAGCCCCAGATACCACATTTGTTCCTGAAACAGACCAAATGGGGGCTGGTGAAGCTTGGCATCCCCTGCACCCTGGCCAAAGCCCTCCCATCCAAGCGTGGTCCCCCACCTCGTGGGCCCCCACCTCACCCGGCCCTGCCTGTCCCACCCCTGGGGACACTTCCCGCTCCGAAAAAATGCAGAGGCCTTGAAGAGGTGCCTGGGCAGCTGGGGACAGAAGTAAAAGAACTGAAACTTAGAGGGTGCTCAGGAATTATTGGTGATGTTGTTAGGTGTAATAATGGTCTCGGGGCTTTGTTAAAAAAATGTCAGAGTCTGTTAGAGTCACGTGCAGGAACAGATCCTGTTGTAATATGACTGATGTTGGGGATGGGCTTTAAAAtagtgaaggaaggaaggaaggaaggaaggagttgAGGGAGAATAGATTAAACGAGATTGGTAAATGTTGAAGCTGGGAGATAGATATGTTATATTATTCTtgtccataataaaaagttattatTCTTGTCCatagtaaaaagttaaaaatagaagcaTGTTTGATTTGACAATAATAGTTGGAAGCGTCAATAACCCCCTTTCGACAATttacaactagacagaagatcaacaaggaaacagaagacgtgaacaacactataaaccaactagaccggGCAGACGTCTATTGAACACTCCACCCAGCAGCAACGgaatgtacattcttctcaagcacacGTGGAACTGTCTTCAGAACACCATAAAATAAGCCACAGCAAGTTTACAAGGATAGGaataatacaaagtatgttctccaaccacaatggaatggaaTTAGAAACTAATAGCAGGGAAAATATTGGGAAACTGataaataagtggaaattaaacaacacacttctaaataagcaatgggacaaagaagaaacaaaaaagaaaatcagaaataccttgagatggatgaaaatgaagacacaacataccaaaactatggGATGTAGCTAAAGTGGTGCTtggagggaaatttgtagctgtaAATGTCTATATTAAGAAAGAAGACATAACTCAAATCAAGAACCTCACCTTCCACCTTGAaacactggaaaaagaagagcaaactaaacttacagcaagcagaagaaaataataaatagtagagtgaaaattaatgaaatagagaatagaaaaaaaaatgacaaaaaatcaatgaaatgataGCTGGTtcattgaaaagacaaacagaattGACAAACCTTCAGCTAcattgaccaagaaaaagagaagactcaaattactagaATAACAAATGAGAAGGGACACTATTATTGatctaatagaaataaaaaggattataaaagaatactatagataattgtatgccaacaaattggaaagcatagatgaaatggacaaattcctagaaagacacaaactactgaaATTGACTCAAAGAAATAGATAATCTTAATAGACTTATAACTAACAAAGAggttgaattagtaatcaaaaaactgcccacatgatttttctgtaaacctacaactgctttaCTAAAAAACAAACTACCCACAGAGAAAATCCCAGGCTCAGATGGCTTCATTGCTGAATccaaccaaacatttaaagaagaattagtaccaacttttcacaaactcttccaaaaaatagaagaggaggggagAGTTCCCAACTGATTCTGTGAAGCCAGTTATTACTCAGAtaccaaaactagacaaagacatcacaagataaagaaactacagaccaatatctattatgaatatagatgcaaaaatcctcaacaaaatactagcagactgaatccagcagcacataaaCACAATTATACTCCTGACCAACTGGGATTTACCCCAGAAATGCAAGGTTATTCAACATCTGA
This genomic stretch from Choloepus didactylus isolate mChoDid1 chromosome 6, mChoDid1.pri, whole genome shotgun sequence harbors:
- the ANKRD13D gene encoding ankyrin repeat domain-containing protein 13D isoform X3 translates to MAGPDPTFPLHRLVWANRHRELEAALHSRQHDIEEEDPRGRTPLELAVSLGNLESVRVLLRHNADVGKESRQGWAVLQEAVSTGDPEMVQLVLQYRDYQRATQRLAGIPELLNKLRQAPDFYVEMKWEFTSWVPLVSKMCPSDVYRVWKRGESLRVDTSLLGFEHMTWQRGRRSFIFRGQEAGALVMEVDHDRQVVHTETLGLTLHEPDTLLAAMRPSEEHVANRLTSPIVSTHLDTRNVAFERNKCGIWGWRSEKMETVSGYEAKVYSATNVELVTRTRTEHLSDQDKSRSKGGKTPFQSFLGMAQQHSSHNGQAASPTNPTAISPDEYFNPNFSLESRNIGRPIEMSSKVQRFKATLWLSEEHPLSLGTQVTPIIDLMAISNAHFAKLRDFITLRLPPGFPVKIEIPLFHVLNARITFSNLCGRDEPLSSVWVPAPGAAVPASGSPFPCEVDPAVFEVPEGYSVLGAERSEPLHDEDDDLLQFAIRQSLLEAGTEAEQVTVWEALSNARPGAHLPPQPEAYEEQLQLERALQESLRLSTEPQGPGSPHRTPPSPAPPSFEEQLRLALELSSREQEERERRGQQEEEDFQRILRLSLTEH
- the ANKRD13D gene encoding ankyrin repeat domain-containing protein 13D isoform X1, yielding MAGPDPTFPLHRLVWANRHRELEAALHSRQHDIEEEDPRGRTPLELAVSLGNLESVRVLLRHNADVGKESRQGWAVLQEAVSTGDPEMVQLVLQYRDYQRATQRLAGIPELLNKLRQAPDFYVEMKWEFTSWVPLVSKMCPSDVYRVWKRGESLRVDTSLLGFEHMTWQRGRRSFIFRGQEAGALVMEVDHDRQVVHTETLGLTLHEPDTLLAAMRPSEEHVANRLTSPIVSTHLDTRNVAFERNKCGIWGWRSEKMETVSGYEAKVYSATNVELVTRTRTEHLSDQDKSRSKGGKTPFQSFLGMAQQHSSHNGTPLQQAASPTNPTAISPDEYFNPNFSLESRNIGRPIEMSSKVQRFKATLWLSEEHPLSLGTQVTPIIDLMAISNAHFAKLRDFITLRLPPGFPVKIEIPLFHVLNARITFSNLCGRDEPLSSVWVPAPGAAVPASGTAGGRGRAAAGLSGPPAPASSAAPCAACAGSPFPCEVDPAVFEVPEGYSVLGAERSEPLHDEDDDLLQFAIRQSLLEAGTEAEQVTVWEALSNARPGAHLPPQPEAYEEQLQLERALQESLRLSTEPQGPGSPHRTPPSPAPPSFEEQLRLALELSSREQEERERRGQQEEEDFQRILRLSLTEH
- the ANKRD13D gene encoding ankyrin repeat domain-containing protein 13D isoform X4 encodes the protein MPTWARRAARAGQEAVSTGDPEMVQLVLQYRDYQRATQRLAGIPELLNKLRQAPDFYVEMKWEFTSWVPLVSKMCPSDVYRVWKRGESLRVDTSLLGFEHMTWQRGRRSFIFRGQEAGALVMEVDHDRQVVHTETLGLTLHEPDTLLAAMRPSEEHVANRLTSPIVSTHLDTRNVAFERNKCGIWGWRSEKMETVSGYEAKVYSATNVELVTRTRTEHLSDQDKSRSKGGKTPFQSFLGMAQQHSSHNGTPLQQAASPTNPTAISPDEYFNPNFSLESRNIGRPIEMSSKVQRFKATLWLSEEHPLSLGTQVTPIIDLMAISNAHFAKLRDFITLRLPPGFPVKIEIPLFHVLNARITFSNLCGRDEPLSSVWVPAPGAAVPASGTAGGRGRAAAGLSGPPAPASSAAPCAACAGSPFPCEVDPAVFEVPEGYSVLGAERSEPLHDEDDDLLQFAIRQSLLEAGTEAEQVTVWEALSNARPGAHLPPQPEAYEEQLQLERALQESLRLSTEPQGPGSPHRTPPSPAPPSFEEQLRLALELSSREQEERERRGQQEEEDFQRILRLSLTEH
- the ANKRD13D gene encoding ankyrin repeat domain-containing protein 13D isoform X2, with the protein product MAGPDPTFPLHRLVWANRHRELEAALHSRQHDIEEEDPRGRTPLELAVSLGNLESVRVLLRHNADVGKESRQGWAVLQEAVSTGDPEMVQLVLQYRDYQRATQRLAGIPELLNKLRQAPDFYVEMKWEFTSWVPLVSKMCPSDVYRVWKRGESLRVDTSLLGFEHMTWQRGRRSFIFRGQEAGALVMEVDHDRQVVHTETLGLTLHEPDTLLAAMRPSEEHVANRLTSPIVSTHLDTRNVAFERNKCGIWGWRSEKMETVSGYEAKVYSATNVELVTRTRTEHLSDQDKSRSKGGKTPFQSFLGMAQQHSSHNGTPLQQAASPTNPTAISPDEYFNPNFSLESRNIGRPIEMSSKVQRFKATLWLSEEHPLSLGTQVTPIIDLMAISNAHFAKLRDFITLRLPPGFPVKIEIPLFHVLNARITFSNLCGRDEPLSSVWVPAPGAAVPASGSPFPCEVDPAVFEVPEGYSVLGAERSEPLHDEDDDLLQFAIRQSLLEAGTEAEQVTVWEALSNARPGAHLPPQPEAYEEQLQLERALQESLRLSTEPQGPGSPHRTPPSPAPPSFEEQLRLALELSSREQEERERRGQQEEEDFQRILRLSLTEH